One Vanessa cardui chromosome 23, ilVanCard2.1, whole genome shotgun sequence DNA segment encodes these proteins:
- the LOC124539902 gene encoding uncharacterized protein LOC124539902: MSKLNVTNFSNRTGSPFNTTDNNDKQDGKVHDEVIQKTNYDIQKEKNNELLQKVNKKTAEYQSNKPSSGVFTEVVTHGAFTSKKVEKEKSPKPEIAQSTKANNGNSSKSFLGFPSSANDLALDAKSDLESDPNISKEVKEKVIEKLFTLVSMVQHVYESKVRIMTEYEKFKDTHLRNEIRKEKDYSEQLYKLNMNFQNEVIQSIQQLRSELDLSRNISNSDDSGADINFKEMCINRDADVTQTLETRSINFCDTINN, translated from the coding sequence ATGTCTAAGCtaaatgtaacaaattttaGCAACAGAACCGGAAGTCCGTTTAACACTACCGATAATAATGACAAACAAGATGGAAAAGTCCACGATGAAGTGATACAGAAGACAAACTATGACATACAAAAGGAGAAGAACAACGAACTTTtgcaaaaagtaaacaaaaagaCGGCGGAGTATCAATCAAATAAACCAAGTTCCGGAGTGTTTACTGAAGTGGTAACTCATGGAGCGTTCACGTCAAAGAAAGTGGAAAAAGAAAAGTCACCTAAACCTGAAATTGCGCAATCTACTAAAGCAAATAATGGAAACAGTTCGAAGTCGTTTCTAGGCTTTCCGTCATCTGCTAATGATCTAGCTCTGGACGCGAAATCAGACCTCGAATCAGATCCGAATATTTCTAAAGAAGTTAAAGAGAAGGTGATCGAGAAGCTGTTTACTTTAGTGTCGATGGTGCAACATGTTTACGAGTCAAAAGTGAGAATAATGACAGAATACGAAAAGTTCAAGGACACACATTTAAGAAACGAAATAAGGAAAGAAAAAGATTACTCGGAGCAGTTATACAAGCTGAATATGAATTTCCAGAACGAGGTGATACAGTCGATTCAGCAACTGAGGAGCGAATTGGACCTGTCACGGAATATTTCTAACTCGGATGATTCAGGCGCCGATATTAATTTCAAGGAAATGTGTATAAATCGTGACGCAGATGTTACTCAAACACTTGAAACGAGAAGTATTAACTTTTgcgatacaataaataattaa
- the LOC124539764 gene encoding uncharacterized protein LOC124539764 isoform X1: MASIKVVCLFVVLFGAAMGQPSKQSFWKGTSMDGMVEEMRSGCVEGSDPTACIKYKVMSLLDSIFKKDTFQITDDVEVSKNGAGNEATGRSTGDFMDSIENYIQSHDVTFALPIADTKITVSPRNLDSDELSLNIKFNKEGARSVGEARKAKLKKIIVPILVFVLLKAMTLIPLAIGVLGLKAWNALQLSFFSFVVSVALAIFQLCKKFTQIAADNSHPQIAAHGPWDAAYAATRHRRDAEPQELAQELAYNAYH, translated from the exons atggcatcaattaaagtggtgtgtttgtttgttgtattattCGGAGCGGCCATGGGTCAGCCCTCCAAACAATCATTTTGGAAAGGAACTTCCATGGACGGCATGGTTGAGGAGATGAGATCTGGCTGCGTTGAAGGATCCGACCCAACCGCGTGCATTAAATACAAGGTCATGTCCTTGTTAGACAGCATCTTCAAGAAGGACACTTTCCag ATCACCGATGACGTCGAAGTCTCGAAGAACGGTGCAGGTAACGAAGCCACCGGCCGTTCCACTGGCGACTTCATGGACTCCATCGAAAACTACATCCAATCTCACGATGTCACCTTCGCGTTGCCTATCGCCGACACTAAGATCACAGTCAGCCCCAGAAACCTTGACAGCGATGAACTTAGCCTGAACATCAAGTTCAACAAGGAAGGCGCGCGCTCAGTCGGCGAGGCCCGCAAGGCCAAGCTCAAGAAGATCATTGTCCCCATCCTGGTGTTCGTCCTCCTCAAGGCCATGACTCTCATCCCTCTGGCTATCGGTGTCCTCGGTCTGAAGGCTTGGAACGCTCTGCAGCTGTCGTTCTTCTCTTTCGTCGTATCCGTCGCTCTGGCCATCTTCCAGCTCTGCAAGAAG TTTACCCAGATTGCTGCGGACAACTCGCACCCTCAGATCGCCGCTCACGGACCATGGGATGCCGCCTATGCCGCCACTCGTCACAGGAGGGACGCTGAGCCCCAAGAATTGGCTCAGGAACTCGCTTACAACGCATATCACTAA
- the LOC124539764 gene encoding uncharacterized protein LOC124539764 isoform X2 gives MASIKVVCLFVVLFGAAMGQPSKQSFWKGTSMDGMVEEMRSGCVEGSDPTACIKYKVMSLLDSIFKKDTFQITDDVEVSKNGAGNEATGRSTGDFMDSIENYIQSHDVTFALPIADTKITVSPRNLDSDELSLNIKFNKEGARSVGEARKAKLKKIIVPILVFVLLKAMTLIPLAIGVLGLKAWNALQLSFFSFVVSVALAIFQLCKKIAADNSHPQIAAHGPWDAAYAATRHRRDAEPQELAQELAYNAYH, from the exons atggcatcaattaaagtggtgtgtttgtttgttgtattattCGGAGCGGCCATGGGTCAGCCCTCCAAACAATCATTTTGGAAAGGAACTTCCATGGACGGCATGGTTGAGGAGATGAGATCTGGCTGCGTTGAAGGATCCGACCCAACCGCGTGCATTAAATACAAGGTCATGTCCTTGTTAGACAGCATCTTCAAGAAGGACACTTTCCag ATCACCGATGACGTCGAAGTCTCGAAGAACGGTGCAGGTAACGAAGCCACCGGCCGTTCCACTGGCGACTTCATGGACTCCATCGAAAACTACATCCAATCTCACGATGTCACCTTCGCGTTGCCTATCGCCGACACTAAGATCACAGTCAGCCCCAGAAACCTTGACAGCGATGAACTTAGCCTGAACATCAAGTTCAACAAGGAAGGCGCGCGCTCAGTCGGCGAGGCCCGCAAGGCCAAGCTCAAGAAGATCATTGTCCCCATCCTGGTGTTCGTCCTCCTCAAGGCCATGACTCTCATCCCTCTGGCTATCGGTGTCCTCGGTCTGAAGGCTTGGAACGCTCTGCAGCTGTCGTTCTTCTCTTTCGTCGTATCCGTCGCTCTGGCCATCTTCCAGCTCTGCAAGAAG ATTGCTGCGGACAACTCGCACCCTCAGATCGCCGCTCACGGACCATGGGATGCCGCCTATGCCGCCACTCGTCACAGGAGGGACGCTGAGCCCCAAGAATTGGCTCAGGAACTCGCTTACAACGCATATCACTAA